Proteins from a genomic interval of Staphylococcus debuckii:
- the eno gene encoding surface-displayed alpha-enolase: protein MPIITDVYAREVLDSRGNPTVEVEVLTESGAFGRALVPSGASTGEYEAVELRDGDKDRYLGKGVTKAVENVNEKIAPEIVEGEFSVLDQVSIDKMMIQLDGTDNKGKLGANAILGVSIAVARAAADLLGQPLYKYLGGFNGKQLPVPMMNIVNGGSHSDAPIAFQEFMILPVGADSFKESLRWGAEIFHNLAKILKKRGLETAVGDEGGFAPKFHGTEDAVDTILEAIKAVGLEPGKDVYLGFDIASSEFYEDGVYDYTKFEGPEGAKRTSAEQVDYLEELVNKYPIITIEDGMDENDWDGWKQLTDRLGKKVQLVGDDLFVTNTKKLAEGIEKGIGNSILIKVNQIGTLTETFDAIQMAQKAGYTAVISHRSGETEDTTIADIAVATNAGQIKTGSLSRTDRIAKYNQLLRIEDELYETAEFDGIHSFYNLDK, encoded by the coding sequence ATGCCAATTATTACAGATGTTTATGCTCGCGAAGTCTTAGATTCTCGCGGTAATCCAACAGTTGAAGTAGAAGTATTAACTGAAAGCGGTGCATTCGGTCGTGCATTAGTACCATCAGGTGCATCAACAGGTGAATACGAAGCCGTAGAACTACGTGACGGTGATAAAGATCGTTACTTAGGTAAAGGTGTTACTAAAGCAGTTGAAAATGTAAACGAAAAAATCGCACCTGAAATTGTTGAAGGTGAATTCTCAGTTTTAGATCAAGTTTCAATTGACAAAATGATGATTCAATTAGATGGAACTGACAACAAAGGTAAATTAGGCGCAAATGCTATTCTTGGTGTTTCTATCGCTGTTGCTCGTGCAGCTGCAGACTTATTAGGTCAACCACTTTATAAATATTTAGGCGGATTCAATGGTAAACAATTACCAGTTCCTATGATGAACATTGTAAACGGTGGTTCACACTCTGATGCACCGATTGCTTTCCAAGAATTTATGATTTTACCTGTTGGTGCTGATTCATTCAAAGAATCATTACGCTGGGGTGCTGAAATCTTCCACAACTTAGCTAAAATTCTTAAAAAACGCGGTTTAGAAACTGCAGTAGGTGACGAAGGCGGATTTGCTCCTAAATTCCACGGTACAGAAGATGCTGTAGATACTATTTTAGAAGCAATCAAAGCTGTAGGTTTAGAACCAGGTAAAGATGTTTATCTTGGATTCGATATCGCTTCTTCTGAATTCTACGAAGATGGTGTTTATGACTATACTAAATTCGAAGGTCCTGAAGGTGCTAAACGTACTTCAGCTGAACAAGTTGACTACTTAGAAGAATTAGTTAACAAATATCCTATCATCACAATTGAAGATGGTATGGACGAAAATGACTGGGATGGTTGGAAACAACTTACAGATCGTTTAGGTAAAAAAGTTCAATTAGTAGGTGACGACTTATTCGTTACAAATACTAAAAAATTAGCTGAAGGTATTGAAAAAGGTATCGGTAACTCAATCTTAATCAAAGTTAACCAAATCGGTACTTTAACTGAAACATTTGATGCAATTCAAATGGCTCAAAAAGCTGGTTACACAGCAGTTATCTCACACCGTTCTGGTGAAACTGAAGATACTACAATTGCTGACATTGCTGTAGCTACAAATGCTGGTCAAATTAAAACTGGTTCATTATCAAGAACTGACCGTATTGCAAAATACAACCAATTATTACGTATTGAAGATGAATTATACGAAACAGCTGAATTCGACGGTATTCACTCTTTCTATAATTTAGATAAATAA
- the tpiA gene encoding triose-phosphate isomerase yields the protein MRKPIIAGNWKMNKTVQEAKDFVNALPQLPDTNEVEAVICAPTIQLDALTTLVKEGKAEGLEIGAENTYFEESGAFTGETSPVALADLGVKYVIIGHSERRDLFHETDEEVNKKAHAVFNHGMTPIICVGESDEQREGGKAEEVVGEQVKKALEGLSEEQLKQVVIAYEPIWAIGTGKSSTSKDANEMSAFIRKTVAELANQEVADAVRIQYGGSVKPNNIAEYMAESDIDGALVGGASLKVEDYVQLLEGAK from the coding sequence ATGAGAAAACCAATTATTGCAGGTAACTGGAAAATGAATAAAACAGTACAAGAGGCTAAAGACTTTGTAAATGCTTTACCTCAATTACCAGATACAAATGAAGTTGAAGCAGTCATCTGTGCACCAACTATTCAATTAGATGCTTTAACAACTTTAGTTAAAGAAGGTAAAGCTGAAGGTCTAGAAATCGGTGCTGAAAACACTTATTTCGAAGAAAGCGGTGCATTTACTGGTGAAACTTCTCCAGTTGCATTAGCTGATTTAGGTGTGAAATACGTTATCATCGGTCACTCAGAACGCCGTGATTTATTCCATGAAACTGATGAAGAAGTGAATAAAAAAGCACATGCTGTATTCAACCATGGTATGACTCCAATTATTTGTGTCGGTGAATCTGACGAGCAACGTGAAGGCGGAAAAGCTGAAGAAGTTGTCGGCGAACAAGTTAAAAAAGCTTTAGAAGGATTATCTGAAGAACAATTGAAACAAGTGGTTATTGCTTATGAACCAATTTGGGCAATCGGTACAGGCAAATCATCAACTTCTAAAGATGCTAATGAAATGAGCGCGTTTATCCGTAAAACTGTTGCTGAACTTGCTAACCAAGAAGTAGCAGACGCAGTGCGCATTCAATACGGCGGCAGTGTTAAACCTAACAACATCGCTGAATACATGGCAGAATCAGATATCGACGGTGCTTTAGTCGGCGGAGCTTCATTGAAAGTAGAAGATTACGTACAATTATTAGAAGGTGCTAAATAA
- a CDS encoding TIGR01777 family oxidoreductase, with the protein MKEYLITGGTGLVGSHLVDAIYNTDSHITILTRQDRHSLDNKITYVNWNKDGWEDKVPNHIDIVINLAGASLNNRWTEDYKRTLMLSRIRSTQALYELFEHKNTHPSVLFNASAVGYYRPDFHRTYTELSKCDPHDFLSDITYQWERFARKFEKLGTRVVIGRFGMILSDEGGALPTMELPYRFYFGGKLGTGFQWYSWIHITDLTRAILFLIHDSNAEGVFNLTAPVSERQNLFGYTLAREMHKPHETWAPSLVLRLVLGQRATIILDTQKAIPNRLQARGFDFAYPNLKAALDNLVHE; encoded by the coding sequence ATGAAAGAGTATTTAATCACAGGTGGTACAGGTTTAGTAGGTAGTCATTTAGTAGATGCTATCTATAATACTGATTCGCATATTACTATTCTCACTCGACAAGATCGTCATAGCTTAGACAATAAGATTACTTATGTTAATTGGAATAAAGATGGATGGGAAGACAAAGTACCTAATCATATCGATATTGTAATCAATCTCGCTGGTGCTTCATTAAATAATCGTTGGACTGAAGATTATAAACGTACTCTAATGTTGAGCCGCATTCGTTCGACTCAAGCACTTTACGAATTATTCGAGCATAAGAATACGCATCCGTCTGTCTTATTTAACGCAAGTGCTGTGGGTTATTATCGACCTGATTTCCATAGAACTTATACAGAACTTTCTAAATGCGATCCTCATGATTTTCTTTCAGATATTACTTATCAATGGGAGCGATTTGCACGTAAATTTGAAAAATTAGGTACAAGAGTCGTAATTGGACGATTCGGCATGATTCTTTCAGATGAAGGCGGCGCCCTTCCTACTATGGAACTTCCATACAGATTTTACTTTGGAGGCAAATTAGGCACAGGCTTCCAATGGTATTCTTGGATTCACATCACTGACTTAACACGTGCTATTCTATTTTTAATTCACGATTCAAATGCTGAGGGTGTATTCAACCTCACTGCTCCTGTCTCTGAAAGACAAAATCTTTTCGGATATACACTGGCTAGAGAAATGCACAAACCTCATGAAACATGGGCGCCTAGTTTAGTCTTGAGATTAGTGTTAGGTCAACGTGCTACAATCATCTTAGATACACAAAAAGCAATTCCGAATCGCTTGCAAGCACGAGGATTCGATTTTGCTTATCCAAATTTAAAAGCTGCACTAGATAATTTAGTGCACGAATAA
- a CDS encoding phosphoglycerate kinase, producing the protein MAKKHVSDLDLKGKVVLERADFNVPLKDGKITNDNRIVQALPTIEYILDQGGRLVLFSHLGKVKEESDKEKLTLQPVAERLSEKLGTDVNFIPHTRGEVLEKAIAELKDGEVLLVENTRFEDLDGKKESKNDPELGKYWASLGDVFVNDAFGTAHRSHASNVGIASHLESAAGDLMEKEIKFIGGVVNNPDKPVVAILGGAKVSDKIGVIENLLNVADKVLIGGGMAYTFLKAQGYEIGKSLLEEDKVDFAKDLLERAGDKIVLPVDAKVAKEFSNEAQFTVVTIDQIPADQEALDIGPETVDLFKKELEGAHTVVWNGPMGVFEFENFAQGTIGVCEAIASLKDATTIIGGGDSAAAAMMLGFEDDFSHISTGGGASLEYLEGKELPGIKSISDK; encoded by the coding sequence ATGGCTAAAAAACATGTATCTGATTTAGATTTGAAAGGTAAAGTTGTATTAGAACGCGCTGATTTCAACGTACCTTTAAAAGACGGAAAAATTACTAACGACAACCGTATTGTTCAAGCTTTACCAACTATCGAGTATATTCTTGACCAAGGTGGAAGACTTGTTCTTTTCTCACACTTAGGAAAAGTTAAAGAAGAAAGCGATAAAGAAAAATTAACACTTCAACCTGTAGCTGAACGTTTAAGCGAAAAATTAGGCACAGATGTTAACTTTATTCCTCATACTCGCGGTGAAGTTTTAGAAAAAGCAATCGCAGAATTAAAAGATGGAGAAGTACTTTTAGTAGAAAATACGCGTTTTGAAGATTTAGACGGTAAAAAAGAATCTAAAAACGATCCTGAATTAGGTAAATACTGGGCATCATTAGGTGATGTGTTTGTAAATGATGCATTTGGTACTGCTCACCGTTCACATGCTTCAAACGTAGGTATTGCATCTCACTTAGAAAGTGCAGCTGGCGACTTAATGGAAAAAGAAATTAAATTTATCGGTGGTGTTGTAAATAACCCTGATAAACCAGTTGTGGCTATCTTAGGTGGTGCGAAAGTATCAGATAAAATCGGTGTCATCGAAAACTTATTGAATGTAGCAGATAAAGTTCTTATCGGCGGCGGTATGGCTTATACTTTCTTAAAAGCGCAAGGCTACGAAATCGGTAAATCATTATTAGAAGAAGACAAAGTAGATTTTGCGAAAGATTTATTAGAACGTGCAGGCGATAAAATTGTATTACCTGTAGATGCTAAAGTTGCAAAAGAATTCTCTAATGAAGCACAATTTACTGTTGTAACAATCGATCAAATTCCAGCAGATCAAGAAGCGCTTGACATTGGTCCTGAAACAGTAGATTTATTCAAAAAAGAACTCGAAGGCGCACATACTGTAGTATGGAACGGTCCTATGGGCGTATTCGAATTTGAAAACTTCGCACAAGGTACTATCGGTGTTTGTGAAGCAATTGCATCATTAAAAGACGCGACTACTATTATTGGTGGCGGCGACTCTGCAGCAGCAGCAATGATGCTTGGATTCGAAGACGACTTCTCACACATTTCAACTGGCGGCGGAGCTTCTCTTGAATATCTTGAAGGCAAAGAATTGCCAGGTATCAAATCTATCAGCGACAAATAA
- the gap gene encoding type I glyceraldehyde-3-phosphate dehydrogenase, which produces MAVKVAINGFGRIGRLAFRRIQDVEGVDVVAVNDLTDDEMLAHLLKYDTMQGRFTEEVEVVDGGFRVNGKEVKSFEEPDASKLPWKDLDIDVVLECTGFYTSDEKAKAHIDAGAKKVLISAPATGDVKTIVYNVNQDTLDSSDVIVSGASCTTNSLAPVAKVLNDSFGLVEGFMTTIHAYTGDQNTQDGPHRKGDKRRARAAAQNIVPNSTGAAKAIGKVIPEIDGKLDGGAQRVPVATGSLTELTVVLDKDVSVEDVNEAMKQASNESFGYNEDEIVSSDVVGMTFGSLFDATQTRVMTVSGRQLVKVAAWYDNEMSYTAQLVRTLEYLIKDVK; this is translated from the coding sequence ATGGCAGTTAAAGTAGCAATTAATGGTTTTGGTAGAATCGGTCGTTTAGCATTTAGAAGAATTCAAGATGTTGAAGGTGTCGATGTAGTAGCAGTAAACGACTTAACAGATGATGAAATGTTAGCGCATTTATTAAAATATGATACAATGCAAGGACGTTTCACAGAAGAAGTTGAAGTTGTAGATGGCGGATTCCGTGTGAATGGTAAAGAAGTTAAATCATTCGAAGAACCAGATGCAAGCAAATTACCTTGGAAAGATTTAGACATTGATGTTGTATTAGAATGTACTGGTTTCTATACAAGTGATGAAAAAGCTAAAGCACATATCGATGCAGGTGCTAAAAAAGTATTAATTTCTGCTCCAGCAACTGGTGACGTTAAAACAATCGTTTATAACGTAAACCAAGATACTTTAGACAGCTCTGATGTTATCGTTTCAGGTGCTTCTTGTACTACAAACTCACTTGCTCCAGTAGCAAAAGTTTTAAACGACAGCTTTGGTTTAGTTGAAGGTTTCATGACTACTATCCATGCTTACACTGGTGACCAAAATACTCAAGATGGTCCACACAGAAAAGGTGACAAACGTCGTGCACGTGCAGCAGCTCAAAACATCGTTCCAAACTCAACTGGTGCTGCTAAAGCAATCGGTAAAGTAATCCCTGAAATTGATGGTAAATTAGACGGTGGCGCTCAACGTGTTCCTGTTGCAACTGGTTCATTAACAGAATTAACAGTTGTATTAGACAAAGATGTTTCAGTTGAAGATGTAAACGAAGCAATGAAACAAGCTTCTAACGAATCATTCGGTTACAATGAAGACGAAATCGTATCTTCTGACGTAGTTGGTATGACATTCGGTTCATTATTCGATGCTACACAAACTCGTGTAATGACTGTATCAGGTCGCCAATTAGTTAAAGTTGCAGCTTGGTATGACAACGAAATGTCTTACACTGCACAATTAGTACGTACTTTAGAATACCTTATTAAAGACGTAAAATAA
- the secG gene encoding preprotein translocase subunit SecG has translation MHTLLTVLLIIDCIALITVVLLQESKSNGLSGAISGGAEQLFGGKQKQRGVDLFLNRVTIGLSIAFFVLMLAITYFNM, from the coding sequence ATGCACACTTTATTGACAGTTTTATTAATTATAGACTGTATCGCTTTAATCACAGTTGTGTTACTCCAAGAAAGCAAAAGTAACGGCCTTTCAGGAGCAATCAGCGGCGGTGCTGAGCAGCTCTTCGGCGGTAAGCAGAAGCAGCGCGGTGTTGATTTATTCTTAAACCGTGTAACGATTGGATTATCTATTGCATTTTTCGTGTTGATGTTAGCAATTACTTATTTCAATATGTAA
- a CDS encoding DUF4887 domain-containing protein: MSNKNRNDFGKPPKNKMSSLAKIVSAIIVVILLFTLAFATFAFVDHSKKGSERLSQEQKKEKQEKQDKKEKKEREEKKKKEEQKRKEKEQKEQQEQEWADQQAAEQQRQNNINAQREQTARQEEQNRKAQKQQSANNKAQQDKQQEQARKDQEAAKKQAENQQKQNDEVAKERQQKAKEQADKAMEQQKAKEQENQQRQQEQQKAQQEQANKQRQQDQQKSNQQQNQQQSKPQQNTQNQQSNNKPRPGQGQQSTVDNPPKSNPSNAQPSNNSNATQNRQTPSNQGNSSGAQSNKSNQSTQSNNTNNSNNTSSQR; this comes from the coding sequence ATGTCTAATAAAAATCGAAATGATTTTGGCAAGCCGCCTAAAAATAAAATGAGCAGCCTCGCGAAAATTGTGAGTGCTATTATTGTTGTTATTTTATTATTCACGCTTGCATTTGCCACTTTCGCATTTGTGGATCACTCTAAGAAAGGCAGCGAGAGATTAAGTCAGGAACAGAAAAAAGAAAAACAAGAAAAGCAAGATAAAAAAGAGAAAAAAGAACGTGAAGAGAAAAAGAAAAAAGAAGAACAGAAACGAAAAGAAAAAGAACAAAAAGAACAACAAGAACAAGAGTGGGCCGATCAACAAGCTGCAGAACAACAAAGACAAAATAATATAAACGCACAACGAGAACAAACCGCTCGACAAGAGGAACAAAATAGAAAAGCTCAAAAACAACAGTCTGCAAACAACAAAGCACAACAAGATAAGCAACAAGAACAAGCGCGTAAAGATCAAGAAGCGGCTAAAAAGCAAGCTGAAAATCAACAAAAGCAAAATGATGAAGTAGCAAAAGAGCGTCAGCAAAAGGCGAAAGAACAAGCTGACAAAGCAATGGAACAACAAAAAGCGAAAGAACAGGAAAATCAGCAAAGACAGCAAGAACAGCAGAAAGCACAACAAGAACAAGCGAATAAACAACGTCAGCAAGATCAGCAAAAATCTAACCAACAACAAAATCAACAACAGAGCAAACCTCAGCAGAATACCCAGAATCAACAGTCAAATAATAAGCCCAGGCCAGGGCAAGGACAACAATCAACAGTAGACAATCCACCAAAAAGCAATCCATCTAATGCACAACCATCAAATAATTCTAATGCAACACAAAATAGACAGACACCTTCAAATCAAGGTAATAGTAGTGGTGCTCAGTCGAATAAATCTAATCAAAGTACTCAATCTAATAATACTAATAATAGTAACAACACATCATCACAACGATAA
- the clpP gene encoding ATP-dependent Clp endopeptidase proteolytic subunit ClpP has protein sequence MNLIPTVIETTNRGERAYDIYSRLLKDRIIMLGSAIDDNVANSIVSQLLFLQAQDAEKDIYLYINSPGGSVTAGFAIYDTIQHIKPDVQTICIGMAASMGSFLLAAGAKGKRFALPNAEVMIHQPLGGAQGQATEIEIAATHILKTRAKLNKILAERTGQSIEQIEKDTDRDNFLTADEAKEYGLIDEVMQPEK, from the coding sequence ATGAATTTAATTCCTACAGTAATTGAAACAACTAATCGCGGAGAACGCGCTTATGACATCTATTCAAGATTATTAAAAGACCGTATTATCATGTTAGGTTCAGCGATTGATGATAACGTAGCAAACTCAATCGTATCACAATTGTTATTCTTACAAGCTCAAGATGCTGAGAAAGACATTTATTTATATATCAACTCACCAGGCGGCAGCGTAACAGCTGGATTTGCAATTTATGACACAATTCAACATATTAAACCAGATGTACAAACAATCTGCATCGGTATGGCCGCTTCAATGGGTTCATTCTTACTAGCAGCTGGTGCAAAAGGCAAACGTTTCGCGTTACCAAACGCTGAAGTTATGATTCACCAACCACTAGGCGGCGCGCAAGGTCAAGCAACTGAAATTGAAATCGCTGCTACTCATATCTTAAAAACACGTGCTAAATTGAATAAAATTTTAGCTGAACGTACTGGTCAATCAATCGAACAAATTGAAAAAGATACAGATCGTGATAATTTCTTAACAGCAGATGAAGCTAAAGAATACGGTCTAATTGATGAAGTAATGCAACCAGAAAAATAA
- the gpmI gene encoding 2,3-bisphosphoglycerate-independent phosphoglycerate mutase, whose protein sequence is MAKQPTALIILDGFANRESEHGNAVKQANKPNFDRYYDKYPTTQIEASGLAVGLPEGQMGNSEVGHMNIGAGRIVYQSLTRINKAIEDGDFFENEVLNEAIEHVKANGSALHVFGLLSDGGVHSHYKHLFAILELAKKQGLDKVYVHGFLDGRDVDQKSALKYVKETEEKFKEIGIGQFASISGRYYAMDRDKRWEREEKAYNAIRDIDAPEYASAEEGIEANYENDVTDEFVVPFSIKEQNEGVQDGDSVVFFNFRPDRAGQLSEIFTNKDFKGFKVEQPKDLFFATFTKYNDQVDARIVFEKVDLKQTIGEVAEANNLKQLRIAETEKYPHVTYFMSGGRNEEFEGERRRLIDSPKVATYDLKPEMSAYEVKDALLEELDKGDLDLILLNFANPDMVGHSGMLEPTVKAIEAVDECLGEVVDKIIEMGGHAIITADHGNSDQVLTDDDQPMTTHTTNPVPVIVTKEGVTLNETGKLGDLAPTLLDLLGVQQPEEMTGVSLIKH, encoded by the coding sequence ATGGCAAAACAACCAACAGCATTAATCATCCTTGATGGTTTTGCGAACAGAGAAAGTGAACACGGTAATGCAGTCAAACAAGCGAACAAACCAAATTTCGACCGTTATTATGACAAATATCCGACTACACAAATCGAAGCCAGCGGTTTAGCTGTAGGACTTCCAGAAGGTCAAATGGGCAACTCTGAAGTTGGTCATATGAACATCGGTGCAGGCCGTATTGTTTATCAAAGTTTGACTCGTATTAATAAAGCAATTGAAGATGGAGATTTCTTTGAAAACGAAGTCTTGAACGAAGCAATCGAACATGTAAAAGCAAATGGTTCAGCCTTGCATGTCTTCGGTTTATTATCAGATGGCGGTGTACACAGCCACTATAAACATTTATTTGCGATTTTAGAACTAGCGAAAAAACAAGGATTAGATAAAGTTTATGTGCACGGATTCTTAGATGGCCGTGACGTAGATCAAAAATCTGCCTTGAAATATGTCAAAGAAACTGAAGAAAAATTCAAAGAAATCGGTATTGGCCAATTTGCTTCAATTTCTGGACGTTATTACGCAATGGACCGCGACAAACGTTGGGAACGTGAAGAAAAAGCTTATAACGCAATTCGTGATATCGATGCACCTGAATATGCATCAGCTGAAGAAGGTATTGAAGCTAATTACGAAAACGATGTGACTGATGAATTCGTTGTGCCTTTCTCAATCAAAGAACAAAATGAAGGCGTTCAAGATGGCGACTCAGTAGTATTCTTCAACTTCCGTCCTGATAGAGCAGGTCAACTTTCTGAAATCTTCACTAATAAAGATTTCAAAGGATTTAAAGTTGAGCAACCTAAAGATTTATTCTTTGCTACATTTACAAAATATAATGACCAAGTAGATGCTAGAATCGTATTTGAAAAAGTTGATTTGAAACAAACAATTGGTGAAGTTGCTGAAGCCAATAACTTAAAACAATTACGTATTGCTGAAACTGAAAAATATCCTCATGTGACTTATTTCATGAGTGGTGGACGTAATGAAGAATTTGAAGGTGAACGTCGTCGCTTAATCGACTCACCAAAAGTTGCAACTTATGACTTGAAACCTGAAATGAGTGCCTACGAAGTTAAAGATGCACTATTGGAAGAACTTGATAAAGGGGATTTAGATTTAATTCTCTTAAACTTTGCTAACCCAGATATGGTCGGCCATAGCGGTATGCTTGAACCGACTGTGAAAGCAATTGAAGCGGTAGATGAATGCTTAGGTGAAGTTGTAGATAAAATTATCGAAATGGGCGGCCACGCAATTATTACTGCTGACCATGGTAACTCAGATCAAGTATTGACTGATGACGACCAACCTATGACAACTCATACTACTAACCCAGTTCCTGTTATTGTGACTAAAGAAGGCGTGACACTAAATGAAACTGGTAAACTTGGTGATTTAGCACCAACATTGCTTGATTTATTAGGTGTACAACAACCAGAAGAAATGACTGGTGTTTCTTTAATCAAACATTAA
- a CDS encoding sugar-binding transcriptional regulator, producing MEDLLKVQQKLIPELVDRMYRRFTILTTIKMHQPVGRRSLSEYMNLTERVLRSETNMLKKQELIKVKPTGMEITDEGEHLIDELDNYFNMYSDGYHLAQLIKERYQISNVYVVPGNTDIDNAVKSEMGNQAGQLLEKTFYKDAIVSITGGSTMASVSESMHVLPFKTFFVPARGGLGENMVYQANTIAASMAEQTGGDYTTLYVPDNVSESTYELLMQEPSVANTLEKIKQSNITIHGIGDALKMANRRHSSKDVIEMLQHHNAVGEAFGYYFDIHGKIVHKVKTIGLQMEDLESKQYIYAVAGGASKGEAIKAYLSIAPKNTILITDEGAAKTIVQS from the coding sequence GTGGAAGACTTGCTTAAAGTCCAACAGAAGTTAATTCCTGAGCTTGTCGACAGAATGTATCGCAGATTCACTATACTCACTACTATCAAGATGCACCAACCTGTTGGAAGAAGAAGCTTGAGCGAATACATGAACTTAACTGAACGTGTATTGCGGTCAGAAACAAACATGTTGAAGAAGCAAGAATTGATTAAAGTGAAACCTACTGGTATGGAAATTACTGATGAAGGTGAACATTTAATCGACGAACTGGATAATTATTTCAACATGTACTCAGATGGTTACCATTTGGCACAACTGATTAAAGAACGTTATCAAATCAGTAATGTTTATGTCGTACCTGGAAATACAGATATCGATAATGCAGTGAAGAGTGAAATGGGTAATCAAGCTGGACAGCTCTTAGAAAAAACTTTTTATAAAGATGCGATAGTATCAATAACCGGTGGTTCTACAATGGCATCGGTAAGTGAGTCAATGCATGTATTGCCATTTAAAACTTTCTTTGTACCGGCAAGAGGCGGTTTAGGGGAAAATATGGTGTACCAAGCAAATACTATTGCAGCAAGTATGGCTGAACAGACTGGCGGTGACTACACAACATTATATGTTCCTGATAATGTCAGTGAATCAACATATGAGTTGTTGATGCAAGAGCCTTCAGTTGCTAATACATTAGAAAAAATCAAGCAATCAAATATTACAATTCATGGCATTGGTGATGCGCTGAAAATGGCGAATCGACGTCATTCATCTAAAGATGTGATTGAAATGCTTCAACATCACAATGCTGTAGGAGAAGCATTTGGTTATTACTTCGATATTCATGGAAAGATCGTCCATAAAGTTAAAACGATAGGACTTCAAATGGAAGATTTAGAATCGAAGCAATATATATATGCTGTAGCTGGAGGTGCTTCTAAAGGCGAGGCGATAAAGGCTTATTTATCGATTGCCCCTAAGAATACTATTCTTATCACAGATGAAGGCGCAGCTAAAACTATCGTACAATCTTAA